One window of Helicobacter winghamensis ATCC BAA-430 genomic DNA carries:
- a CDS encoding low molecular weight protein-tyrosine-phosphatase → MESILFVCLGNICRSPLAEGIARELARKRDLNLKIDSAGTSGWHIDEPPCERSIIVGKRHGIDISTLRGRRVNAYSDLEFDLVVAMDGQNYTDLKRLGFQNLALMGDFGLQGRDIPDPYYYKDLDGFEEVYTMLEAAIIELLDNIGSSDKP, encoded by the coding sequence ATAGAATCCATTTTGTTTGTATGTTTGGGTAATATTTGTCGCTCACCATTAGCAGAAGGAATCGCAAGGGAGTTAGCTAGAAAAAGAGACTTAAATCTCAAAATTGATTCTGCGGGGACTAGTGGTTGGCATATTGATGAGCCACCTTGTGAGAGATCTATTATTGTTGGAAAAAGGCACGGCATTGATATTTCTACTTTGCGCGGTAGAAGGGTAAATGCGTATAGTGATTTGGAGTTTGATTTGGTGGTGGCAATGGATGGGCAAAATTATACCGATTTGAAGCGATTAGGATTCCAAAATCTCGCCTTAATGGGCGATTTTGGCTTGCAAGGTAGAGATATACCTGATCCTTATTATTACAAAGATTTAGATGGCTTTGAAGAAGTTTATACAATGCTAGAAGCAGCTATTATAGAACTTTTAGATAATATTGGAAGTAGTGATAAGCCATAA
- a CDS encoding aspartate-semialdehyde dehydrogenase, which translates to MKKYNIAVVGATGAVGEEIFRILEERNLPLNKLVPLASARSVGREIEFKGEKYKVKELTHSVFDEENIEIAFFSAGGSVSAEFASSAAKAGAVVIDNTSHFRMQKDVPLVVPEVNPNDILLWEKTGIIANPNCSTIQMVQVLAPLHEKFGIERVDVSTYQAVSGAGKKGMEELVMQMQKFFDFSLDSCEPKAFPHRIALNLIPQIDVFMDNDYTKEEMKMVNETNKIMHSDFAVSATCVRVPVLRSHSEAITIKFKQEVSKEDAQEVLRNAESVVLLDDPQAKEYPMPMIATDTDETYVGRIRVDNYDKSILHLWCVADQIRVGAATNAVRIAEKWIGMQV; encoded by the coding sequence ATGAAAAAGTATAATATTGCAGTTGTGGGTGCGACAGGTGCCGTAGGTGAAGAGATTTTTAGAATCTTAGAAGAGCGTAATTTGCCACTAAATAAATTGGTGCCATTGGCTAGTGCTAGAAGTGTGGGGAGAGAGATTGAGTTTAAAGGTGAAAAATATAAGGTTAAAGAACTCACACACTCTGTTTTTGATGAAGAAAATATTGAGATTGCATTTTTTTCAGCAGGTGGAAGTGTGAGTGCAGAGTTTGCATCTAGTGCAGCAAAGGCTGGGGCAGTAGTGATTGATAACACAAGTCATTTTAGAATGCAAAAAGATGTGCCTTTAGTTGTGCCAGAGGTCAATCCTAATGATATTTTGTTATGGGAAAAAACAGGAATTATTGCAAATCCAAATTGCTCCACAATCCAAATGGTGCAAGTTTTAGCACCATTGCACGAGAAGTTTGGAATTGAACGCGTAGATGTTAGCACTTATCAAGCGGTATCTGGAGCTGGAAAAAAGGGTATGGAAGAGCTTGTTATGCAAATGCAGAAGTTTTTCGACTTTAGTCTTGATTCTTGTGAGCCAAAGGCATTTCCACACAGAATCGCGTTAAATCTGATTCCACAAATTGATGTGTTTATGGATAATGATTATACTAAAGAAGAAATGAAAATGGTTAATGAGACAAATAAAATTATGCACAGCGATTTTGCAGTGAGTGCAACTTGTGTGCGTGTGCCTGTTTTGCGTAGTCATAGTGAAGCAATTACGATTAAATTTAAGCAGGAAGTAAGCAAAGAAGATGCACAAGAAGTGCTTAGAAATGCAGAATCTGTCGTGTTATTAGATGATCCACAAGCAAAGGAATATCCAATGCCTATGATTGCCACAGATACCGATGAAACTTATGTAGGTAGAATTCGTGTAGATAATTATGATAAAAGCATTTTACATCTTTGGTGTGTCGCAGATCAAATCCGCGTGGGGGCGGCAACCAATGCAGTAAGAATTGCAGAAAAGTGGATAGGAATGCAAGTGTGA
- a CDS encoding sigma-54-dependent transcriptional regulator, which translates to MKLAVVEDDINMRKSLEIALGEYKEFEVVSFKSAKDALKKLDDSFDLVITDINMPQMDGIEFLRTLNGRYEALIITGNATLNKAIDSIRLGVKDFLTKPFEIETLVEAIYRAKKAKEVLTKAKPKSIKTAENKQFIATSPALEGALKLASKAAKTDASVLLLGESGVGKELFANFIHANSLRASAPFIALNMAAIPENLLESELFGYEKGAFTDATEGRAGKFEAANGGSIFLDEIGEMPMGLQAKLLRVLQEKEVVRLGSSKPIKIDIRFIAATNADIKKKIKKGEFREDLYFRLQTIPINIPPLRERVEEIIPLCEWKLAQVDTQYGIGIKKWGNGAKEQLLSYRWPGNIRELLSVIERAAILCEEDTIMPEDLFLSSRESGGKKKIANLEEELICEALKSCDSDVDGAAELLGLKKDILLSKMERYNIKF; encoded by the coding sequence ATGAAATTAGCCGTTGTTGAAGACGATATTAATATGCGTAAATCCCTAGAAATCGCGTTAGGGGAATATAAAGAATTTGAAGTGGTAAGCTTTAAAAGCGCTAAAGATGCACTAAAAAAGCTTGATGATTCCTTTGATTTGGTGATTACTGATATTAATATGCCTCAAATGGATGGAATCGAATTTTTGCGCACGCTAAATGGGCGTTATGAAGCTTTGATAATCACAGGAAATGCGACTTTAAATAAAGCCATTGATTCCATACGACTTGGTGTTAAGGATTTTTTAACCAAACCTTTTGAGATTGAAACTTTAGTTGAAGCAATCTATAGAGCAAAAAAGGCTAAAGAGGTGCTAACTAAAGCAAAGCCAAAATCCATAAAAACAGCAGAGAATAAGCAGTTTATCGCAACTTCTCCAGCGCTTGAAGGTGCATTAAAACTTGCAAGTAAAGCTGCTAAAACTGATGCTTCTGTGCTTTTATTGGGGGAGAGTGGAGTAGGAAAGGAGTTGTTTGCAAACTTTATCCACGCAAATTCTCTAAGGGCTAGCGCACCATTTATTGCATTAAATATGGCAGCAATTCCGGAAAATTTATTGGAATCTGAACTTTTTGGCTATGAAAAAGGGGCTTTTACAGACGCAACAGAGGGGAGAGCAGGGAAGTTTGAAGCGGCAAATGGTGGAAGCATTTTTTTAGATGAAATTGGTGAAATGCCTATGGGGCTTCAAGCAAAGCTTTTGCGCGTGTTGCAAGAAAAGGAAGTGGTGCGACTTGGAAGTAGCAAGCCTATTAAAATAGACATTCGCTTCATTGCAGCAACAAATGCAGATATTAAAAAAAAGATTAAAAAAGGGGAGTTTAGGGAGGATTTGTATTTTAGATTGCAAACCATTCCTATTAATATTCCACCTTTGCGTGAGCGCGTGGAAGAGATTATTCCACTTTGTGAATGGAAACTAGCACAAGTGGATACACAATATGGAATTGGAATTAAAAAATGGGGCAATGGGGCAAAAGAGCAATTGCTCTCTTATCGGTGGCCCGGGAATATTAGGGAATTACTATCTGTGATAGAGAGAGCGGCAATTTTATGCGAAGAAGATACAATTATGCCAGAAGATTTATTTTTAAGCTCAAGAGAGAGTGGGGGTAAGAAAAAAATCGCTAATTTAGAAGAAGAGCTTATTTGTGAAGCTTTGAAGAGTTGTGATTCTGATGTGGATGGTGCAGCAGAGTTGCTAGGGCTTAAAAAAGATATTTTATTAAGCAAGATGGAACGCTATAATATTAAATTTTAA
- the gyrA gene encoding DNA topoisomerase (ATP-hydrolyzing) subunit A, which produces MSDLLNLNQDIQNVNIEDSIKESYLDYSMSVIIGRALPDARDGLKPVHRRILYAMYELGVTSRVAYKKSARIVGDVIGKYHPHGDTAVYDALVRMAQDFSMRLELVDGQGNFGSIDGDSAAAMRYTEARMTQAAEEVLRDIDKDTVDFLSNYDDTLQEPDILPSRLPNLLINGSNGIAVGMATNIPPHRTDEIIDALVYLIDNPKASLDEILQFVEGPDFPTGGIIYGKSGIREAYESGRGRIKIRAKTHIEKTKTKDIIVIDEIPYQVNKARLVEQIAELAKEKVIDGIAEVRDESDREGIRVVIELKREAMSEIVLNHLFKSTPMESTFGIILLAIYNKEPKVFTLLELLDLFLSHRKSVVIRRTIFELEKAKARAHILEGLRIALENIDAIVALIRASSDPKVAKEGLITQFSLSEIQAQAILDMRLQRLTGLERDKIENEYQALLKEIEHLSAILRSESLLNGIIKEELLEIKEKFSTKRLTTIEEDYESIDVEDLIPNEPVVVTMSHRGYVKRVPVRTYEKQNRGGKGKISANTHDDDFIESFFVSDTHDTILFITDKGQLYWLKVYKIPEASRTAIGKAVVNLINLAPDEKIMATITTKDFNSNKSLAFFTKNGIIKRTNLSEFKNIRSVGVRAINLDENDALVTAKIISSDIKEILVVTYEGMCVRFGVDNVREIGRVARGVTAIKFKMPKDYVIGATVVASENEEILSVSEKGIGKRTEVNEYRITNRGGKGVIAMKLTPKTGKLVGIVNVDENMDLMVLTSSGKMIRVDMQSIRKAGRATSGVIIVNVDDDKVVSIARCPKEEEQDDENEFGLLE; this is translated from the coding sequence ATGTCTGACTTGCTAAATTTAAATCAAGATATTCAAAATGTTAATATTGAAGATTCCATTAAAGAGAGTTATCTTGATTACTCTATGAGTGTAATTATTGGGCGTGCATTGCCTGATGCAAGAGATGGGTTAAAGCCTGTGCATAGGCGGATTTTGTATGCGATGTATGAGCTTGGCGTAACTTCACGCGTGGCGTATAAAAAAAGTGCTAGGATTGTGGGTGATGTGATTGGTAAATATCATCCACACGGCGATACAGCAGTTTATGATGCTCTTGTTAGAATGGCGCAAGATTTTTCTATGCGCTTAGAGCTTGTTGATGGGCAAGGAAACTTTGGTAGTATTGATGGGGATAGTGCTGCTGCTATGCGTTATACAGAAGCTAGAATGACACAAGCTGCTGAAGAAGTCTTGCGTGATATTGATAAAGACACGGTGGATTTTCTTTCAAATTATGATGATACCTTGCAAGAGCCAGATATTTTACCTAGTCGCTTACCAAACTTGCTGATTAATGGTTCTAATGGAATTGCTGTTGGTATGGCAACAAATATTCCACCACATAGAACTGATGAAATCATTGACGCGCTTGTGTATTTAATTGACAATCCAAAAGCAAGTTTAGATGAGATTTTGCAATTTGTTGAAGGACCAGATTTTCCAACAGGTGGGATTATTTATGGGAAAAGTGGAATCCGAGAAGCCTATGAGAGCGGTAGGGGACGCATTAAGATTCGTGCAAAAACGCATATTGAAAAAACAAAAACAAAAGATATTATTGTTATTGATGAGATTCCTTACCAAGTTAATAAAGCGCGTTTAGTGGAGCAAATTGCTGAACTTGCGAAAGAAAAGGTAATTGATGGGATTGCTGAAGTGCGTGATGAGTCTGATAGAGAGGGGATTAGAGTTGTAATTGAGCTTAAGCGTGAGGCAATGAGTGAAATTGTGCTTAATCATCTCTTTAAATCTACACCGATGGAAAGCACATTTGGAATCATTTTGCTTGCAATTTACAATAAAGAGCCAAAGGTTTTCACGCTTTTAGAATTGCTAGATTTATTCCTGTCGCATCGTAAAAGTGTGGTAATTCGCCGCACAATTTTTGAGTTAGAAAAAGCGAAAGCTAGAGCGCATATCTTAGAAGGATTAAGAATCGCATTAGAAAATATTGACGCAATTGTTGCATTAATCCGTGCAAGTAGTGATCCAAAAGTTGCAAAAGAAGGTTTAATAACGCAATTTAGCCTAAGTGAGATTCAAGCTCAAGCGATTTTAGATATGCGCTTGCAACGCTTAACAGGCTTGGAGCGTGATAAAATTGAGAATGAATACCAAGCGTTGCTAAAAGAAATTGAGCATTTAAGCGCGATTTTAAGAAGTGAGAGTTTGTTAAATGGAATCATAAAAGAAGAATTGTTAGAGATTAAAGAGAAGTTTTCTACCAAGCGTTTAACAACCATTGAAGAAGATTATGAAAGCATTGATGTAGAAGATTTAATCCCAAATGAACCTGTGGTGGTTACAATGAGTCATAGGGGTTATGTTAAACGCGTGCCAGTGCGCACTTATGAAAAGCAAAATCGTGGAGGCAAGGGTAAGATTTCGGCAAATACACATGATGATGACTTTATTGAAAGCTTCTTTGTCTCAGATACACACGATACGATTTTGTTTATCACAGATAAGGGACAGTTGTATTGGTTAAAAGTGTATAAGATACCAGAGGCAAGCAGAACAGCAATTGGTAAGGCTGTTGTAAATCTTATCAACTTAGCCCCTGATGAAAAAATTATGGCAACCATTACTACAAAAGATTTTAATTCTAACAAATCGCTTGCATTTTTTACAAAAAATGGAATCATTAAACGCACAAATTTAAGTGAGTTTAAAAACATTAGAAGTGTTGGAGTTAGAGCGATTAACTTAGATGAGAATGACGCGTTAGTTACTGCAAAAATTATTAGCTCTGATATTAAAGAAATTTTAGTTGTAACTTATGAAGGAATGTGCGTGCGCTTTGGAGTGGATAATGTGCGTGAGATTGGACGCGTAGCGCGTGGTGTAACGGCAATTAAATTTAAAATGCCAAAGGATTATGTGATCGGCGCTACGGTTGTTGCCAGTGAAAATGAAGAGATTTTAAGTGTGAGCGAAAAAGGAATTGGAAAACGCACAGAAGTCAATGAGTACCGCATTACAAATCGTGGAGGCAAAGGCGTGATAGCAATGAAGCTTACACCAAAAACAGGAAAGCTTGTAGGGATTGTTAATGTAGATGAAAATATGGATTTAATGGTGCTAACAAGCAGTGGCAAGATGATTCGTGTGGATATGCAAAGCATCCGTAAAGCAGGACGCGCAACAAGTGGCGTGATTATTGTTAATGTAGATGATGATAAGGTGGTTTCCATTGCAAGATGTCCTAAAGAAGAAGAGCAAGATGATGAGAATGAGTTTGGGTTGCTAGAATAA
- a CDS encoding peptidylprolyl isomerase, whose amino-acid sequence MELKAFDLTKEELEKLQYALIRTEKGEIKIKLFPNDAPNTVANFAHLAQSGFYNGLIFHRVIPGFVAQGGCPEGSGRGGPGYKIACELDNNPHKHLKGTLSMAHAGRNTGGSQFFICFAPQPHLDGEHTVFGQIKDKESLAVLDSLKQGDKILEINISKQ is encoded by the coding sequence ATGGAATTAAAAGCATTCGATCTTACAAAAGAGGAATTAGAAAAATTACAATACGCACTTATTCGCACAGAAAAAGGTGAGATAAAAATTAAACTTTTTCCAAATGACGCTCCAAACACAGTGGCAAACTTCGCGCACTTAGCACAAAGTGGCTTTTATAATGGCTTAATTTTTCATCGTGTAATCCCCGGATTTGTCGCACAAGGGGGTTGCCCTGAAGGAAGTGGTAGAGGCGGACCCGGATATAAAATTGCTTGTGAGTTAGACAATAATCCACACAAGCACCTAAAAGGCACGCTTTCAATGGCACACGCAGGAAGAAATACAGGCGGAAGTCAGTTTTTCATCTGTTTTGCTCCACAACCCCATTTAGATGGTGAACATACGGTATTTGGACAAATTAAAGATAAAGAAAGTCTAGCCGTGCTTGATAGCCTAAAGCAAGGCGATAAGATTTTAGAAATAAATATTTCCAAACAATAA